A window from Triticum aestivum cultivar Chinese Spring chromosome 6D, IWGSC CS RefSeq v2.1, whole genome shotgun sequence encodes these proteins:
- the LOC123141208 gene encoding putative homeobox-leucine zipper protein HOX26, with translation MSSLTTISSTSKESLEAEELVDTRLSLVIGAGSQPPPAPVAAGHVAGNTGRKKGERWIGGGSTRQHAKRARAVHGGSDVDDGDDGGDAAGRARKKLRLTAEQAALLEKSFRSHNVLSHGEKQDLAGQLGLKPRQVEVWFQNRRARTKLKQTELDCELLRRWCERLSDDNARLRRELAETHAVLLVGGAQGSRLTRCPSCNRLAGGRRAA, from the exons ATGTCTAGCCTGACGACCATAAGCAGCACCAGCAAGGAGTCGCTGGAGGCGGAGGAGCTCGTCGACACAAGGTTGTCGCTCGTGATCGGTGCCGGGAGCCAACCGCCGCCGGCGCCAGTGGCAGCGGGTCATGTGGCGGGAAATACTGGAAGGAAGAAAGGGGAGAGGTGGATAGGCGGCGGTAGTACAAGGCAGCATGCCAAGAGGGCCAGGGCTGTGCACGGCGGCAGCGACGTCGACGATGGCGACGACGGAGGGGACGCAGCCGGCCGCGCGAGGAAGAAGCTCCGGCTCACCGCGGAGCAGGCGGCGCTGCTGGAGAAAAGCTTCCGCTCCCACAACGTCCTCTCCCAT GGTGAGAAGCAGGATCTTGCGGGGCAGCTTGGGTTGAAGCCGAGGCAGGTGGAGGTGTGGTTCCAGAACAGGAGGGCGCGCACCAAGCTCAAGCAGACGGAGCTCGACTGCGAGCTGCTGCGCCGGTGGTGCGAGCGGCTCAGCGACGACAACGCGCGGCTCCGGCGAGAGCTCGCCGAGACACACGCGGTCCTCCTCGTCGGCGGTGCACAGGGCTCGAGGCTCACGAGGTGTCCGTCCTGCAACAGGCTCGCCGGCGGCCGGAGGGCGGCCTAG